One Acidobacteriota bacterium DNA window includes the following coding sequences:
- a CDS encoding ABC transporter permease produces the protein MHLRSLLREAFAGLKRDLLRSALTILGIAMGVGAFICVVAIGNAGSARVEDQLQSLGDNFIWIEAGSRGVNGVRSGARGTRSMVQADADVIPHQVAHIRMMSPNVDGRIQVIYGNTNWGTQYRGVTPAFLEIRRWQLRSGNFFTDEDVATTAPVCVLGATVSDNLFSEEDPIDKTVRIKDLPCRVIGVLVPKGVSATGQDQDDFVVMPVSTVTKRITGTFWLDDIFVSADSRDVMPTVTQDIIALLRERHHLHAGEPDDFNIRSPEELIKAQLAASEAMKLFLAAVASLSLVVGGVGIMNIMLVSVTQRTREIGIRLAVGATESDVQLQFLGEAVILGLIGGAFGIAFGYLSSDLVQG, from the coding sequence ATGCACCTTCGGTCCCTGCTGCGCGAGGCCTTTGCCGGACTCAAGCGCGACTTGCTGCGCAGCGCTCTCACCATCCTCGGCATCGCGATGGGCGTGGGCGCCTTCATTTGCGTGGTGGCCATCGGCAACGCCGGCTCGGCACGCGTGGAAGACCAGCTGCAGAGCCTGGGCGACAACTTCATCTGGATCGAGGCGGGCAGCCGCGGGGTGAACGGTGTCCGCTCGGGCGCGCGCGGCACGCGCTCGATGGTGCAGGCGGATGCGGATGTCATCCCGCACCAGGTCGCGCACATCCGCATGATGTCGCCCAACGTCGACGGGCGCATCCAGGTCATCTACGGCAACACCAACTGGGGCACACAGTATCGCGGCGTCACGCCCGCATTCCTCGAGATCCGGCGCTGGCAGCTGCGCAGCGGCAACTTCTTCACCGACGAAGACGTCGCCACCACGGCGCCGGTATGCGTGCTGGGCGCCACCGTCTCCGACAACCTGTTCAGCGAAGAGGATCCCATCGACAAAACGGTGCGCATCAAAGACCTGCCCTGCCGCGTCATCGGCGTGCTCGTCCCCAAGGGCGTCTCGGCGACCGGGCAAGATCAAGACGACTTCGTCGTGATGCCCGTCTCCACGGTGACCAAGCGCATCACCGGCACCTTCTGGCTCGACGACATCTTTGTGTCCGCGGATTCACGCGACGTGATGCCAACGGTCACGCAAGACATCATCGCGTTGCTGCGCGAACGCCATCACCTGCACGCCGGCGAGCCCGACGATTTCAATATCCGCAGCCCGGAAGAACTCATCAAGGCGCAGCTGGCGGCGAGCGAAGCCATGAAGCTGTTCCTCGCCGCGGTCGCGTCGCTGTCGCTGGTGGTCGGCGGCGTGGGCATCATGAACATCATGCTCGTCTCGGTGACACAACGCACGCGCGAGATCGGCATCCGGCTCGCCGTGGGCGCGACCGAGAGCGATGTGCAGCTGCAATTCCTCGGGGAGGCGGTCATCCTCGGGCTCATCGGCGGCGCCTTCGGCATCGCCTTCGGCTACCTGTCGTCGGACTTGGTCCAGGG
- a CDS encoding DUF5684 domain-containing protein has protein sequence MIMLASVLLRLQEDYPQELPGGTLPWLLCLLVVYAFAAYCIQTIANKTNTENAWFAWVPILNLVLLLQIAKKPVWWIILMLIPLVNIVVYILVLIAVCEARGKSPWLTVALLLPVVNLVALGYLAFSD, from the coding sequence ATGATCATGCTCGCGTCCGTGTTACTGCGATTGCAGGAGGACTACCCGCAGGAGCTGCCCGGAGGCACTCTTCCGTGGTTGCTCTGCCTCCTGGTGGTCTACGCCTTCGCGGCCTACTGCATCCAGACCATCGCCAACAAGACGAACACCGAGAACGCGTGGTTCGCCTGGGTGCCCATCCTGAACCTGGTGCTGCTGCTCCAGATAGCAAAGAAACCGGTGTGGTGGATCATCCTGATGCTCATCCCGCTGGTGAACATCGTGGTCTACATCCTCGTGCTGATCGCGGTCTGCGAAGCGCGCGGCAAGTCGCCGTGGCTGACCGTGGCGCTGCTGCTCCCGGTGGTCAACCTGGTCGCGCTGGGCTACCTGGCGTTCAGCGACTAG
- a CDS encoding DUF2007 domain-containing protein, producing MHEQGEDGLRAAYATMADGELLQLARENEELTGAAQAALAAELARRKLAAPEAATGFDEVEERPLVVVARFRDLPDAHLAKGLLDSAGIECYLRSENMIRLDWFVSNALGGIALVVGPENAAAAKEMLEQPPEEIALEDEDDDPDPPAGA from the coding sequence ATGCACGAGCAAGGAGAGGATGGGCTGCGCGCGGCCTACGCCACCATGGCCGACGGTGAGCTGTTGCAGCTGGCGCGCGAGAACGAAGAATTGACCGGCGCCGCACAGGCTGCGCTCGCCGCTGAACTCGCGCGCCGTAAACTCGCTGCCCCCGAAGCTGCGACCGGGTTTGACGAGGTGGAGGAGCGTCCACTGGTGGTGGTGGCGAGGTTTCGCGACCTTCCAGACGCGCATCTCGCCAAGGGATTGCTCGATTCCGCCGGCATCGAATGCTACCTGCGCAGTGAAAACATGATCCGGCTCGATTGGTTCGTGTCGAACGCCCTCGGAGGCATCGCGCTGGTCGTGGGCCCGGAGAATGCCGCCGCGGCGAAAGAGATGCTGGAGCAGCCGCCAGAAGAGATTGCTCTCGAAGATGAGGACGACGACCCCGACCCGCCCGCGGGTGCGTGA